In Flavobacterium endoglycinae, one DNA window encodes the following:
- a CDS encoding glycoside hydrolase family 30 protein, producing MKNINRKLQILLLLPLIAVQIKCGSSKSVASNSGKAESWITTTDETSKLQKQTDLVFSSETNANQTIEIDPSQTFQTVEGFGFSLTGGSAQTILKLDKAKREALLHELFSRKKDAIGLSYLRISIGASDLNEKVFSYDDMPEGQTDLKLEHFNLGPDLNDVIPVLQDILKINPNIKIMGSPWSPPVWMKDNGSSKGGSLQPKYYEVYAQYFVKYIQAMKSHGIVIDAITPQNEPLHPGNNPSLLMLAEQQADFIGNHLGPAFKAAGIKTKIIVYDHNCNKPEYPLTVLRDSKANPFVAGSAFHLYEGDISALSTVHNEFPNKDLYFTEQYTGSKSSFENDLKWTVKNVVIGSMRNWSKNALSWGLANDENYKPFTPGGCTTCKGALMIDQNQNIKREVGYYIIGHASKFVPEGSVRIGSNVSGNLHNVAFKTPQGQIVLIVENDGASAETFNIKYNQKQISTSLNAGAVATYVW from the coding sequence ATGAAAAACATCAACAGAAAACTTCAAATCTTACTTTTACTGCCTCTTATTGCGGTGCAGATAAAATGCGGATCTTCAAAAAGTGTTGCATCCAATTCTGGAAAAGCAGAATCATGGATTACAACAACAGATGAAACTTCAAAACTTCAAAAACAAACTGATTTAGTTTTTAGTTCAGAAACTAACGCAAACCAAACAATTGAGATCGATCCTTCTCAAACATTCCAAACTGTAGAAGGTTTTGGATTTTCTTTGACAGGAGGAAGTGCTCAAACCATTTTGAAATTGGATAAAGCCAAAAGAGAAGCCTTGCTTCACGAATTATTCTCTAGAAAAAAGGATGCAATTGGTTTAAGTTACCTTAGAATTAGTATTGGAGCATCTGATTTGAATGAGAAAGTTTTTTCGTATGATGACATGCCGGAAGGACAAACCGATTTAAAATTAGAACATTTCAACTTAGGGCCAGATTTAAACGATGTGATTCCGGTTTTACAAGATATTTTAAAAATAAATCCTAACATTAAAATAATGGGATCTCCATGGTCGCCACCAGTTTGGATGAAAGATAATGGAAGCTCAAAAGGAGGAAGTTTACAACCTAAATATTATGAGGTGTATGCTCAGTATTTTGTAAAATATATCCAAGCAATGAAATCACACGGAATCGTTATTGACGCTATTACGCCTCAAAACGAACCGTTGCATCCTGGGAACAATCCAAGTTTATTAATGCTGGCAGAACAACAAGCAGATTTTATTGGAAATCATTTAGGACCAGCATTTAAAGCTGCAGGAATTAAAACTAAAATTATTGTTTACGACCATAACTGTAACAAACCAGAATATCCTTTGACAGTTTTAAGAGATAGCAAAGCAAATCCATTTGTTGCAGGTTCAGCTTTCCACTTGTACGAAGGAGATATCAGTGCCTTATCAACAGTTCATAATGAATTTCCAAATAAAGATTTATACTTTACAGAACAATATACAGGATCAAAAAGCAGTTTTGAAAATGATTTAAAATGGACAGTAAAAAATGTTGTGATTGGTTCAATGCGTAACTGGAGTAAAAATGCCCTATCATGGGGATTAGCAAACGATGAAAATTATAAACCTTTTACACCAGGCGGTTGTACCACTTGTAAAGGTGCTTTAATGATTGATCAAAATCAAAATATCAAAAGAGAAGTAGGATATTATATTATCGGACATGCTTCTAAATTTGTTCCGGAAGGTTCTGTGAGAATTGGAAGTAATGTGAGCGGAAACCTTCATAATGTTGCTTTTAAAACACCACAAGGACAAATTGTTTTGATCGTAGAAAATGATGGAGCTTCAGCAGAAACATTCAATATAAAATACAATCAAAAACAAATTTCAACTTCATTAAATGCAGGTGCAGTAGCCACTTACGTTTGGTAA
- a CDS encoding endonuclease/exonuclease/phosphatase family protein — MKKINSIVLVVILLLVSGTFYGQTLKIMTYNIRLDVASDGENAWPNRKDYFTSQIQFYSPDIFGVQEATPNQVIDIASALTNYDKFGVGREEGGLGEACTIYYKKDRFKVLDSNTFWLSETPNVVSRGWDAACNRVCTYGLFKDLKTKKTFYVFNLHLDHMGEVARVKGVELVLSKIAALNTKNYPAFLMGDFNSEPETAQIAAIKKVMDDTKDVSKEKPFGPSGTFNDFKHNESVTLLLDYIFISKNSGLKIQKHAVLSDSKDLKYPSDHLPVLIEID, encoded by the coding sequence ATGAAAAAAATAAATTCAATTGTTTTAGTAGTAATACTGCTTTTGGTAAGCGGTACATTTTATGGTCAGACTTTAAAAATCATGACCTACAATATTCGTTTAGATGTTGCTTCAGATGGAGAAAATGCATGGCCCAATCGTAAAGATTATTTTACTTCTCAAATACAATTTTATAGTCCAGATATTTTTGGAGTTCAAGAAGCAACACCAAACCAGGTTATTGATATTGCATCAGCATTAACAAATTACGACAAATTTGGAGTAGGACGTGAAGAAGGAGGATTAGGAGAAGCCTGCACCATTTATTACAAGAAAGACCGTTTTAAAGTATTAGATTCTAATACATTCTGGCTGTCAGAAACACCAAACGTGGTTTCAAGAGGCTGGGATGCAGCCTGTAACCGAGTTTGTACGTATGGGCTTTTTAAAGATCTAAAAACAAAAAAGACATTCTATGTTTTTAATTTGCATTTAGATCACATGGGCGAAGTGGCAAGAGTGAAAGGTGTGGAGCTGGTTCTTTCAAAAATAGCAGCATTAAACACAAAAAATTATCCAGCTTTTTTAATGGGTGACTTTAACTCGGAACCAGAAACTGCTCAAATTGCTGCAATTAAAAAAGTAATGGATGACACAAAAGATGTTTCGAAAGAAAAACCATTTGGACCATCAGGAACATTCAACGATTTTAAACACAATGAGTCTGTAACATTATTACTGGATTATATTTTTATTTCAAAAAACAGCGGACTCAAAATTCAAAAACATGCAGTGCTGAGTGATTCTAAAGATTTAAAATATCCCTCGGACCATTTACCTGTATTAATAGAAATAGATTAA
- a CDS encoding glycoside hydrolase family 16 protein translates to MKKIKNIMNRAGILTFILLLIFQSCSSSNDGSDEGAVNPAPSNLSVQVEVVGKTAATPEGDGSGKINLKITASNAVSYKVLIDNQLKEITSTDFTYTFTASGTKTYPIIVSAYNAAGQFISSSTSVNIFVARKILWQDEFDVDGTPDTSKWGYNTGTGDGWGNNELEYYTNRPENVIVSNGTLKIKAIKEEYMGSHYTSARMLTKGKFSFKYGRAEVRAKLPVGGGTWPAFWMLGDNIDTAGWPLCGEVDILESVGNNPNVNHSSLHSPGRSGNTPDTATTTVPNSATEFHVYAADWSAESIKFYVDDKLFYTYANSASTPFNQKFFLILNLAMGGNFGGTVDPNFTNATFEVDYVRVYN, encoded by the coding sequence ATGAAAAAAATCAAAAATATTATGAACAGAGCAGGAATATTGACATTTATTTTATTGCTGATTTTTCAGTCTTGCAGCAGCAGTAATGATGGTTCAGATGAAGGCGCGGTTAATCCCGCTCCATCAAATTTGTCAGTTCAGGTAGAAGTAGTAGGTAAAACCGCAGCGACACCTGAAGGAGATGGAAGTGGAAAAATCAACTTAAAAATTACAGCATCAAATGCGGTTTCATACAAAGTATTGATTGATAATCAGCTTAAAGAAATTACAAGTACTGATTTCACATATACATTTACAGCTTCTGGTACCAAAACATATCCCATAATTGTTTCAGCCTACAATGCTGCCGGACAATTTATTAGTTCATCAACTTCAGTAAATATTTTTGTAGCCAGAAAAATACTTTGGCAGGATGAATTTGATGTTGATGGTACTCCCGATACATCCAAATGGGGATACAATACAGGAACTGGGGACGGATGGGGAAATAACGAATTAGAATATTATACCAATCGCCCTGAAAATGTAATTGTGTCAAATGGAACTTTAAAAATTAAAGCCATCAAAGAAGAGTATATGGGAAGCCACTATACCTCTGCAAGAATGCTGACAAAAGGAAAATTTTCATTTAAATATGGTCGTGCAGAAGTTCGTGCCAAATTACCAGTTGGAGGCGGAACATGGCCTGCTTTCTGGATGCTTGGCGATAATATTGATACTGCAGGATGGCCATTGTGCGGAGAAGTTGATATTTTGGAATCAGTAGGGAATAATCCGAATGTAAACCATTCATCACTGCATTCTCCAGGACGCTCAGGTAATACGCCTGATACAGCAACTACAACAGTGCCAAATTCAGCAACAGAATTTCACGTTTATGCGGCAGACTGGTCGGCAGAAAGCATTAAATTTTATGTAGACGATAAATTATTTTACACATATGCAAATTCGGCTTCGACACCTTTCAATCAAAAATTCTTTCTGATTTTAAATCTAGCCATGGGAGGAAATTTTGGAGGAACGGTTGATCCTAATTTTACAAATGCAACTTTCGAAGTAGATTATGTAAGAGTGTATAATTAA
- a CDS encoding cellulase family glycosylhydrolase, whose amino-acid sequence MKKILITLQLLVSIASFGQGFLHRDGQKIVDGNGKNIILRGLGLGGWMVQEGYMLQTQPFASPQYQIRQKIQDVIGEQGTKEFYAAYKANGITKRDVDSLAAWGFNSIRLPMHYNLYTPPIEQEKNGEITWIEEGFKMTDDLLKWCEANKMYLILDLHAAPGGQGNDAAISDYDTTKPSLWESEGNQKKMIALWKKLASRYRDSQWIGGYDIINEPNWNFTGSNKNGCDENSNGPLRDLLVAITKAIREVDTNHMVIIEGNCWGNNYNGIFPLWDDNMALSFHKYWNYNTKESIQKMLDYRTQYNVPIWLGESGENSNVWFKDALTLVESNNIGWAFWPMKKIENIAGVTSVTKIPEYDVLLKYWKDGGQKPSPEFAKKALMKMADNYKMQNVTVKPDVIDAMFRQVQTNDTKAYKKHVIPGKIVAVHYDLGTNGYAYSDKDFINYRVETNKFDEWNIGNTMRNDGVDILPCKDAGSAGYQVSYIENGEWLQFTAQVTTEGKYNVAIRYSSDKEGKLHLETNGEKSSTLTLPATGGKDKWKTIILSGVVLKTGENKIKTVFEQGGFNLNYLEFLNGQKKASKK is encoded by the coding sequence ATGAAAAAAATACTAATCACACTACAGCTTTTAGTTTCCATCGCATCTTTTGGACAAGGATTTCTGCATAGAGACGGACAAAAAATTGTTGACGGAAACGGAAAAAATATCATTCTGAGAGGCTTGGGACTTGGGGGATGGATGGTGCAGGAAGGATACATGCTCCAAACCCAGCCGTTTGCAAGTCCACAATATCAGATTAGACAAAAAATTCAAGATGTTATTGGCGAACAAGGAACAAAAGAATTCTATGCAGCTTATAAAGCAAACGGAATCACAAAACGAGATGTTGATTCTTTAGCAGCATGGGGATTCAATTCAATTCGTCTTCCAATGCATTATAACCTGTATACACCGCCAATCGAACAGGAAAAAAATGGTGAGATCACTTGGATTGAAGAAGGTTTCAAAATGACTGACGATTTGCTGAAATGGTGTGAAGCCAATAAAATGTATCTTATTTTAGACTTGCATGCAGCACCTGGTGGACAAGGAAATGATGCCGCAATATCAGATTACGATACCACAAAACCATCTCTTTGGGAAAGCGAAGGCAATCAGAAAAAAATGATTGCTTTATGGAAAAAACTCGCTTCACGTTACAGAGACAGCCAATGGATTGGAGGTTACGATATTATCAACGAACCAAATTGGAATTTTACAGGATCAAATAAAAATGGATGCGATGAAAACTCAAACGGCCCATTAAGAGATTTACTGGTTGCCATTACAAAAGCAATTCGTGAAGTAGATACCAATCACATGGTCATTATCGAAGGAAATTGCTGGGGAAACAATTACAACGGAATTTTTCCTTTATGGGATGATAATATGGCATTGAGTTTTCATAAATATTGGAACTACAACACCAAAGAATCAATCCAGAAAATGCTTGATTACAGAACACAATACAATGTGCCAATCTGGTTAGGAGAAAGCGGAGAAAATTCAAATGTATGGTTTAAAGACGCTTTGACTTTAGTTGAAAGCAACAACATTGGATGGGCGTTCTGGCCAATGAAAAAAATCGAAAATATTGCCGGAGTAACCTCAGTAACCAAAATTCCAGAATACGATGTTTTATTGAAATATTGGAAAGATGGCGGTCAAAAACCATCTCCTGAATTTGCCAAAAAAGCATTAATGAAAATGGCAGATAACTATAAAATGCAAAACGTAACTGTTAAGCCAGATGTTATCGATGCCATGTTTAGACAAGTTCAGACCAATGATACAAAAGCCTATAAAAAACATGTAATTCCTGGAAAAATAGTAGCAGTTCATTATGATTTAGGGACAAACGGATATGCCTATTCAGACAAAGATTTTATAAACTACCGAGTAGAAACCAACAAATTTGATGAATGGAATATTGGTAACACAATGCGTAATGATGGGGTTGATATTCTACCCTGTAAAGATGCTGGATCAGCAGGGTATCAGGTTTCTTATATAGAAAATGGAGAGTGGCTTCAGTTTACAGCTCAAGTTACAACAGAAGGAAAATATAATGTTGCTATTCGTTATTCATCTGATAAAGAAGGAAAACTTCACTTAGAAACCAATGGAGAAAAATCAAGTACACTTACATTACCAGCAACAGGAGGAAAAGACAAATGGAAAACCATTATTCTATCTGGTGTAGTTTTAAAAACTGGAGAGAATAAAATCAAAACCGTTTTTGAACAAGGTGGCTTTAATTTGAATTATCTAGAATTTTTAAATGGACAAAAAAAAGCCTCTAAAAAATAA
- a CDS encoding glycoside hydrolase family 30 protein — translation MKVNLKNTIKVLFFSMAVFSQVKCSTSNDAVDPVVNPPVDPPVVVTNDVDFWLTKGDQSVLLGKQSGTLGFGTTYNTYANIEVNESQKYQTIDGFGYTLTGGSVEVINQLNASKRSALLQELFGSGTNSIGVSYIRISIGASDLNAAPFTYNDLATGETDLTLAKFSLEKDKAVIAMLKEILAINPKILILATPWSAPIWMKDKDSFIGGKLKTEYYDVYAKYFVKYIQLMKAEGITIDAVTPQNEPLHDGNNPSMYMSAADQANFIKNSLGPAFKAANLSVKIIAYDHNCDNPNYPKAILADADAFPFVDGSAFHLYAGDISALTNVYNSYPTKNVYFTEQWTSSTGDFAGDLKWHLRNVVIGSMRNYSRNALEWNVANNGSFEPHTPGGCTMCKGAITITSTDNFQRNVAYYIIAHASKFVPAGSTRIGSNNSGNLQNVAFVTPSGSKVLIVENDGSTNEIFNIKFNGKWVTTSLPAGGVGTYTWK, via the coding sequence ATGAAAGTAAATTTGAAAAACACTATAAAAGTATTGTTCTTCTCAATGGCAGTATTTTCTCAAGTAAAATGTTCGACATCAAATGATGCCGTTGATCCAGTTGTAAACCCGCCAGTAGACCCACCAGTTGTGGTAACAAATGATGTTGATTTTTGGTTAACAAAAGGCGATCAAAGTGTTTTACTTGGAAAACAAAGCGGGACTTTAGGATTTGGAACAACCTACAATACTTATGCAAATATTGAAGTAAATGAATCTCAAAAATACCAAACCATTGACGGTTTCGGATATACCTTAACAGGTGGAAGTGTTGAAGTAATCAATCAGTTAAATGCATCTAAGAGAAGTGCACTTTTACAAGAACTATTTGGTTCAGGAACTAATTCAATTGGAGTAAGCTACATTAGAATTAGTATTGGAGCTTCTGATTTAAATGCTGCACCTTTTACTTATAATGATCTTGCAACAGGAGAAACAGATTTAACTCTCGCTAAATTTAGTTTAGAAAAAGACAAAGCGGTCATTGCAATGTTAAAAGAAATTCTGGCTATTAATCCGAAAATTTTAATTCTAGCAACTCCTTGGTCTGCACCAATTTGGATGAAAGACAAAGACAGTTTTATTGGAGGAAAATTGAAAACAGAATATTACGATGTTTACGCAAAATATTTTGTAAAATACATTCAATTAATGAAAGCCGAAGGAATTACAATTGATGCTGTAACACCTCAAAACGAACCTTTACATGACGGAAACAATCCAAGTATGTACATGTCTGCAGCAGATCAGGCCAATTTTATTAAAAACAGTTTAGGACCTGCATTTAAAGCAGCGAACTTAAGCGTAAAAATTATTGCTTACGATCACAACTGCGATAATCCAAACTATCCAAAAGCAATTTTGGCTGATGCCGATGCGTTTCCTTTTGTAGATGGTTCTGCTTTCCATTTATATGCTGGAGATATTAGCGCTCTTACAAATGTTTACAATTCTTATCCAACTAAAAATGTATATTTTACAGAGCAGTGGACTTCGTCAACAGGTGATTTTGCAGGCGATTTAAAATGGCATCTTAGAAATGTTGTAATTGGATCAATGAGAAATTACAGTAGAAATGCCCTAGAATGGAACGTGGCTAACAACGGATCTTTTGAGCCTCATACACCAGGAGGATGCACAATGTGTAAAGGAGCCATAACTATAACTTCAACAGATAATTTTCAGCGTAATGTAGCCTATTACATTATTGCACATGCTTCAAAATTTGTTCCAGCTGGTTCAACTAGAATTGGCAGTAACAATAGCGGAAATTTACAGAATGTTGCTTTTGTAACCCCTTCAGGATCAAAAGTACTGATTGTTGAAAATGACGGCTCAACAAATGAAATCTTCAACATTAAATTCAACGGAAAATGGGTTACCACTTCTCTGCCTGCAGGAGGAGTAGGAACGTACACATGGAAATAA
- a CDS encoding glycoside hydrolase family 30 protein — protein MKSINRIILIPILILQVTCCLAQKTTKTTNASKPKNNTKITVYTTAENTDLRLSSSNNLISKSSSQQKKSTVTITLDTEKTDQTFLGIGGAITDASAEVFAKLSPKKQKEFLTAYYDKSKGIGYTLARTNIHSCDFSSDSYTYVTEGDKDLKTFSIDHDKKYRIPLIKSAMETAGGKLTLFVSPWSPPAFMKDNNDILHGGVLLPEFAQSWADYYVKFINAYEKEGIPVWGLTIQNEPMAKQRWESCIYTPEAERDFLKNFLGPTLQKKGLGSKNVIIWDHNRGDMLTQRANLVFSDPEVSKYAWGIGFHWYETWNGGTPKFEAVGEVHKAFPNKNLLFTEGCIEKFDASRFQFWGNAERYGLNMINDFNNGTVGWTDWNILLDQNGGPNHVGNFCFAPIHADITKDELIYTPMYYYIGHFSKFIRPNAKRILEDVSDKKIISTSFKNSDDKVVTIVMNQSDEEVVYTLINHNLQNTITIPAHAIQTIVY, from the coding sequence ATGAAATCTATAAATAGAATCATATTAATCCCGATATTAATCTTGCAGGTAACTTGTTGTTTGGCACAAAAAACAACAAAGACTACTAACGCTTCTAAACCAAAAAATAATACAAAAATTACGGTCTATACTACAGCCGAAAACACTGATCTAAGATTATCATCCTCTAATAACCTTATTTCAAAATCATCTTCACAACAAAAAAAATCAACAGTAACTATAACCTTAGATACTGAAAAAACCGATCAGACATTTTTGGGAATTGGCGGTGCTATTACAGACGCAAGTGCCGAAGTTTTTGCTAAACTGTCTCCCAAAAAACAAAAAGAATTCCTTACAGCGTATTACGATAAAAGCAAAGGTATTGGCTATACGTTAGCCAGAACCAATATCCACAGCTGTGATTTTAGCAGTGATAGTTATACATATGTTACCGAGGGCGATAAAGACCTAAAAACCTTCAGTATCGATCATGATAAAAAATATAGAATACCATTAATAAAAAGCGCAATGGAAACAGCCGGCGGAAAACTAACGTTATTTGTCAGTCCATGGAGTCCCCCAGCTTTTATGAAAGACAATAATGATATTTTACACGGCGGCGTTTTGTTGCCTGAATTCGCACAATCATGGGCAGACTATTATGTTAAGTTTATTAATGCCTATGAAAAAGAAGGAATTCCGGTTTGGGGATTAACCATTCAGAATGAACCAATGGCAAAACAACGTTGGGAATCTTGCATTTATACCCCTGAAGCCGAAAGAGATTTTCTGAAAAACTTTCTGGGACCAACTTTACAAAAAAAAGGACTTGGTTCTAAAAACGTAATCATCTGGGATCATAACCGCGGTGATATGTTAACACAAAGAGCCAATTTAGTTTTCTCAGACCCAGAAGTTTCTAAATATGCTTGGGGAATTGGATTTCACTGGTACGAAACTTGGAATGGAGGCACACCTAAATTTGAAGCTGTAGGAGAAGTGCATAAAGCTTTTCCAAATAAAAATTTACTTTTTACAGAAGGCTGTATTGAAAAATTTGATGCATCTAGATTTCAATTCTGGGGAAATGCAGAACGATACGGGCTAAATATGATCAACGATTTCAATAATGGAACTGTTGGCTGGACAGATTGGAACATTCTTTTAGATCAAAACGGAGGGCCAAATCATGTTGGAAACTTCTGTTTTGCGCCAATTCATGCTGATATAACCAAAGATGAACTTATTTATACTCCGATGTACTACTATATCGGACACTTTTCAAAATTCATCCGTCCGAATGCAAAAAGAATACTCGAAGACGTAAGCGATAAAAAAATCATAAGCACTTCTTTTAAAAACTCTGATGACAAAGTAGTTACTATTGTCATGAACCAATCAGACGAAGAAGTGGTTTACACCTTAATAAACCACAATTTGCAAAATACTATAACTATCCCGGCACATGCTATACAAACTATTGTGTACTAA
- a CDS encoding glycoside hydrolase family 30 protein — protein MKKNTLKFLCCLFSITAFAQQTKGKKEFTTNGKKIAVYTTAENSNLRLTPTDNLSFSASKQPLETEICVFVEPSKKFQTFMGIGGAITDASAEIFAKLSKEKQNEFLNAYYDKQKGIGYSLLRTTIQSSDFSSGSYSYIEEGDKELKTFTIDHDRQFRIPLIKQAIQTAGGKLLTYVAPWSPNAFMKSNKNVLKGGTLLPEYYQTWANFYAKFIKEYQKEGIPIWGTSTQNEPMAVQTWESCIYTAEAERDFIKNFLGPTLRKEKLGNVKIIAWDHNRDLMNQRANVIYSDPEAAKYVWGIGFHWYENWSGGDPMFENVGKVNEAYPNKKILFTEGCVEKFDASKYQFWGNGERYGTSMINDFNNGTVGWTDWNILLDQNGGPNHVGNFCFAPIHADTNTGQLIYTPSYYYIGHFSKFIRLNAVRVSSAVSRSGLLSTSFLNADGTMATIVMNKTDKEITYNLIIAAEKTVVKIPAHAIQTLVY, from the coding sequence ATGAAAAAAAATACTTTAAAATTTCTGTGCTGTTTGTTTTCTATAACGGCTTTTGCCCAACAGACAAAGGGGAAAAAGGAATTTACAACCAATGGGAAGAAAATAGCAGTTTATACTACAGCTGAAAATTCAAATTTAAGATTAACACCAACAGATAATCTGTCATTTTCAGCTTCTAAGCAACCTCTTGAAACTGAAATCTGCGTTTTTGTAGAACCATCTAAAAAGTTTCAGACTTTTATGGGAATTGGAGGTGCGATAACTGATGCGAGTGCCGAAATTTTTGCTAAACTTTCAAAAGAAAAACAAAATGAATTTCTAAATGCCTACTATGATAAACAAAAAGGTATTGGCTATTCTTTGCTAAGAACCACGATACAAAGCTCTGATTTTAGCAGTGGAAGCTATTCTTATATCGAAGAAGGCGATAAGGAATTAAAAACGTTTACTATTGATCACGATAGACAATTTCGCATTCCGTTAATCAAACAGGCAATCCAGACTGCAGGAGGCAAATTATTAACCTATGTAGCACCATGGTCTCCAAACGCTTTTATGAAAAGCAATAAAAATGTATTAAAAGGCGGAACCTTATTACCAGAATACTATCAAACTTGGGCTAATTTTTATGCTAAGTTTATAAAAGAATATCAAAAAGAGGGAATTCCTATTTGGGGAACCTCAACTCAAAATGAACCAATGGCTGTTCAAACTTGGGAATCCTGTATTTATACAGCCGAAGCCGAAAGAGACTTTATTAAAAATTTCCTTGGACCAACACTTAGAAAAGAAAAACTTGGAAATGTAAAAATCATTGCATGGGATCATAACCGTGATTTAATGAACCAAAGAGCAAACGTAATTTATTCTGATCCAGAAGCTGCAAAATATGTTTGGGGAATTGGATTTCACTGGTACGAAAACTGGTCTGGTGGAGACCCAATGTTTGAAAACGTTGGAAAAGTAAACGAAGCATATCCTAATAAAAAAATACTTTTTACAGAAGGCTGTGTTGAAAAATTCGATGCTTCAAAATATCAGTTTTGGGGTAACGGCGAAAGATATGGAACTTCTATGATTAATGATTTTAATAATGGAACTGTTGGATGGACAGACTGGAACATTCTGTTGGATCAAAATGGAGGGCCAAATCATGTTGGAAATTTCTGTTTTGCACCTATACACGCTGATACCAATACAGGACAATTAATCTATACGCCTTCATATTATTATATTGGACATTTTTCAAAATTCATCCGACTAAATGCCGTTAGAGTAAGTTCTGCAGTAAGCCGAAGCGGATTACTAAGTACTTCATTCTTAAATGCAGATGGCACTATGGCAACGATTGTAATGAATAAAACGGACAAAGAAATAACCTATAATTTGATTATAGCAGCAGAGAAAACTGTGGTAAAAATCCCTGCGCACGCTATTCAAACACTTGTTTATTAA